In Corvus cornix cornix isolate S_Up_H32 chromosome 28, ASM73873v5, whole genome shotgun sequence, one genomic interval encodes:
- the YJU2 gene encoding splicing factor YJU2 yields MSERKVLNKYYPPDFDPAKIPKLKLPKDRQYVVRLMAPFNMRCKTCGEYIYKGKKFNARKETVQNEVYLGLPIFRFYIKCTRCLAEITFKTDPENTDYTMEHGATRNFQAEKLLEEEEKRMQKEREEEELNNPMKVLENRTKDSKLEMEVLENLQELKELNQRQANVDFEAMLKQYKELEEEQRRKEQEEDEQEMKAMLEQAQNRRLLVDSDSDEEPAKSRPNPAAQTKPTDILQEDPQPQSKKPRTESWERSVGKLSTKAQLAGLVALRKQKPDPALDNGMENRGTTANTGSLPAAAAATSSLGLLGAYSDSEDSASD; encoded by the exons ATGTCGGAACGAAAAGTGTTGAAC AAATATTACCCCCCGGACTTCGATCCGGCGAAGATCCCGAAGCTCAAGCTCCCGAAGGACCGGCAGTACGTGGTGAGGCTCATGGCCCCCTTCAACATGAG gtGCAAGACGTGTGGGGAGTACATCTACAAGGGCAAGAAGTTCAACGCCCGCAAGGAGACGGTGCAGAACGAGGTGTACCTGGGGCTGCCCATCTTCCGCTTCTACATCAAGTGCACGCGGTGCCTGGCTGAGATCACCTTCAAGACAGACCCCGAGAACACGGATTACACCATGGAGCACGGCGCCACACGCAACTTCCAGGCGGAGAAGCtcttggaggaggaggagaagaggatgcagaaggagagggaagaggaagagctcAACAATCCCATGAAGGTCCTGGAGAACCGAACCAAGGACTCCAAGCTGGAGATGGAGGTCCTGGAGAAcctgcaggagctgaaggagctCAACCAGCGCCAGGCCAATGTGGATTTCGAGGCCATGCTGAAGCAGTacaaggagctggaggaggagcagaggcgcaaggagcaggaggaggatgaaCAGGAGATGAAGGCCATGCTGGAACAGGCCCAGAACCGCAGGCTCCTGGTGGATTCCGACTCGGACGAGGAGCCGGCAAAATCCCGCCCGAATCCCGCGGCGCAGACAAAACCCACGGACATCCTGCAGGAG gacccccagccccagagcaaGAAGCCGAGGACGGAGAGCTGGGAGCGGAGCGTGGGCAAGCTCAGCACCAAGGCCCAGCTGGCCGGGCTGGTGGCCCTCAGGAAGCAGAAGCCAGATCCTGCCCTGGATAACGGGATGGAAAACCGAGGCACCACGGCCAACACCG gctcgcttccagcagcagcagcagccacgtCCTCCCTGGGTTTGTTGGGAGCCTACTCGGACAGCGAGGACAGCGCCAGCGACTGA